One genomic window of Nicotiana sylvestris chromosome 10, ASM39365v2, whole genome shotgun sequence includes the following:
- the LOC104245731 gene encoding uncharacterized protein codes for MSSASTENRSLWTEIRESIRSILKANCGHFHTLFILFLLPIFFSLVVYPSFHLALFHPDYDFTQPVQFSHFLSSHFEIIVPIVFTLFLVLLFLCAVATITYSALHVSYGRPINLVSSIKSIRNSFFPLLSTFIVSHTIFISIALVFSLVLVFLVQVLQTLGLIELKYDSNHFLFLVIPALIVLVPVLIWLQVNWSLAYVIAVVESKWGFETLRRSAYLVKGKRSVALSMMLLYGLLMGIMVVLGAMYLVIMDAAKGRQWRSSGVILQTAMSSITSYLMMSQFLVGNVVLYLRCNDLNGEKLPLEIEHLLLHQSLANDHPPPMLSASTKNLSLWTEVVESAMSIFKANSGHFHALSILFLLPISFFLVVYPSFHLALFHPNYDFISFAQPHLFLSNFEIIVPTSYSLFLVLLFLCAVATTTYSAVHASYSRPINLVLSIKSIRKSLFPLLSTLLVSHTIFISITLVFTLVLTILVQILQPLGLIEIKYDSDHFLLLAIPALVVLVPVLLWLHVNWSLAYVIAVIESKWGYETLRRSSYLVKGQRWVAFGIYLYYGLSMGIMMVCGSMFFVIMGVAKGNKWRSLDVILQTALVSVMGYLTMNQYLVANVVLYMKCKDLSVEKLQSETGGEYVPLPLDEKNQAIE; via the coding sequence ATGTCGTCTGCTTCTACAGAAAATCGTAGCCTTTGGACAGAGATCCGAGAATCAATAAGGAGCATATTGAAAGCTAATTGTGGCCATTTTCATACTCTTTTTATCCTCTTCCTCTTGCCTATCTTTTTCTCTCTCGTCGTTTATCCTTCTTTCCACCTTGCCCTCTTTCATCCGGACTATGATTTCACTCAACCAGTTCAATTTTCACACTTTTTAAGTTCACACTTCGAAATTATTGTACCCATAGTATTTACTCTGTTTCTGGTCCTCCTTTTCCTCTGTGCTGTAGCCACGATTACATACAGCGCGCTTCATGTATCCTATGGTAGACCTATCAACCTCGTTTCCTCTATTAAATCTATCAGAAATTCCTTCTTCCCCCTTCTCTCCACCTTTATCGTTTCGCATACCATTTTCATTTCAATCGCTCTCGTTTTCTCCCTTGTCTTGGTTTTTTTAGTCCAGGTTCTTCAAACTCTTGGATTAATTGAACTAAAATACGACTCGAATCATTTCTTGTTTTTGGTTATTCCCGCGTTGATTGTGCTCGTGCCAGTTTTGATATGGTTGCAGGTTAATTGGTCATTAGCTTATGTGATAGCAGTAGTCGAATCCAAATGGGGTTTCGAAACACTAAGGAGAAGTGCCTATTTGGTAAAGGGGAAGAGATCGGTAGCTTTGTCGATGATGCTGTTATACGGGCTTTTGATGGGAATAATGGTGGTTTTAGGTGCCATGTATTTAGTCATTATGGATGCAGCGAAGGGTCGTCAATGGAGAAGTTCAGGGGTAATATTACAGACTGCTATGAGTTCAATAACTAGCTATCTCATGATGAGTCAATTTCTTGTGGGGAATGTTGTTTTATATCTGCGTTGCAACGACTTGAATGGTGAAAAATTGCCCTTGGAAATCGagcatcttcttcttcatcaatcTTTAGCTAATGATCACCCACCTCCAATGTTGTCAGCTTCAACGAAAAATCTTAGCCTATGGACAGAGGTCGTAGAATCAGCAATGAGCATATTCAAAGCCAATTCTGGCCATTTCCATGCTCTTTCAATCCTCTTCCTCTTGCCTATCTCTTTCTTTCTCGTCGTGTATCCTTCTTTCCACCTTGCTCTCTTTCATCCGAACTATGATTTCATCAGTTTCGCTCAACCCCATCTTTTCCTTTCAAATTTCGAAATTATTGTACCAACATCGTACTCTTTGTTTTTGGTCCTCCTTTTCCTATGCGCCGTAGCCACAACTACATATAGCGCGGTTCATGCATCCTATAGTAGACCTATAAACCTCGTTTTGTCGATAAAATCGATCAGAAAGTCTTTGTTCCCCCTTCTCTCCACCTTACTCGTTTCGCATACCATTTTCATTTCAATCACTCTTGTTTTCACCCTAGTCTTGACTATTTTAGTTCAAATTCTTCAACCTCTCGGACTAATTGAAATCAAATACGATTCGGATCACTTCTTGCTTTTGGCTATTCCTGCTTTGGTAGTGCTCGTGCCAGTTCTGCTATGGCTACATGTTAACTGGTCATTAGCTTATGTGATAGCAGTAATTGAATCGAAATGGGGTTACGAAACATTGAGGAGAAGTTCCTATTTGGTGAAGGGGCAAAGATGGGTAGCTTTTGGGATATATTTATATTACGGGCTTTCAATGGGAATAATGATGGTTTGTGGTTCAATGTTTTTTGTCATTATGGGTGTAGCGAAGGGTAATAAGTGGAGGAGCTTGGACGTGATACTGCAGACTGCGCTAGTTTCAGTGATGGGATATCTGACGATGAATCAATATCTTGTGGCGAACGTGGTTTTGTATATGAAATGCAAGGATTTGAGCGTTGAAAAATTGCAGTCGGAAACTGGAGGCGAGTACGTTCCCCTGCCCTTGGATGAGAAGAATCAAGCTATTGAATAA